CGGCAATGATGATGCAATCAAATCCATTCAGGATGGGAAATTGACGGCAACAGTCGCTCAGCAGCCTATACTGATTGGCCAACTGGCGCTGCAAGCAGCTCTGGATGTGCTCAGTGGCAAGCAGGTGGAGTCATCGATTCCCGCTGAATTAAAGCTGGTAACCAAGGAAAATGTGAATGAGTAAATCATCATAAAACATGTATCTTCGTTTTGGACATGAACATAGAACTAAACCAAGCCGCTAAATTAGCGGCTTTTTTCATTTTGGAAGAAGCGTGCGGGCATCACATCAATCAGATTATTGACTTTTAAAAGCATATTAAAGCTGCCCCAATTGAATTAATGTCCACTTTGTCGTTTTGGACTGCTCCAAAATAGCATTTTTGGATATTTATATCCAGTCCATGCGTTGCTATACTAGCAAGACGTTCCACACAGTCTTCACAATACATAAGGAGGAGCTAATCTCATTGATTCATTCCTGTTTGGAATAGAAAGAAGGTGGCTGACATGAAACAGCTAGTAGAAGAAAATCTTCAAGCTGTAAGACAGCAAATGGCATTGGCCTGCCAGGCTTCAGGTCGCAACATAGAGGACATCAAGTTGTTGCTCGCGACCAAAACGGTACCGCTAGAGAAATTACAATTAGCTATTCAAGCAGGCGAGGTCCTGTTTTGAGAAAACAAAGCTCAAGAACTCCGAGACAAATTCCCACTCATGGAACAAAGCAAACAGGTGGAATGGCATTTTATCGGACATCTGCAAACAAATAAAGTAAAGGACGTAGTTAAATATGTTACTCTCATCCATTCCGTAGATCGTCTGAAACTGGGTCAAGCGTTACATAACCAGCTTCTCAAAGAGAATAAGACCATAGACATTCTTGTGCAAATTAATACGTCCTACGAAGAAAGTAAATTTGGTGCCTCTCCAGAAACAGCCGTTGAGCTTGTAGAACAGTTGTCTCAATTCGAGACATTAAACGTGAAAGGTTTAATGACCATTGGGAAACTGAATGCAACGAACGAAGAAACACGACATTGTTTTCGACTGTTAAACCAGATCCGTACACAGATTAAAGAGAAAAATATTCCACGCGTAGAAATGGATATTTTATCAATGGGTATGTCTGGTGACTTCCAAGTCGCCATTGAAGAAGGAGCTACAATGATACGTGTAGGGACAAGTGTATTTGGTCAACGCTATTTACCGGACGAGTATTACTGGAATGAAAACACACGCATCGATGATTAAGTGAGAGGTAGTGTTAAATATGAAGACAGCATCCGCTTCGTTACGTGGCCGTGATTTGATATCGCCGGTTATAGCCGCTTTAATATCCGTAATTGTTAATTACGGGGGTACATTTATTCTTGTGTTTCAAGCTGCAAAAGTCGCTGGTTTAAGCCCGGAAATGACCGCTTCCTGGATTTGGTCCATCTCGATTGGGGTAGGCGTAACGGGAATTTGGCTCAGTTATCGATATAAGGAACCGATTATTACAGCTTGGTCTACACCGGGTGTGGCGTTTCTCGTTTCAGCATTAGCGGTAACCCCTTATCCAGAAGCTATTGGGGCTTACATGATTTCAGCAGTCGGATTTATTATTTTAGGTTTGTCAGGCATGTTTGAACGTTTCGTTCGACTTATTCCCCCGGGCATCGCTTCCGGATTGTTAGCTGGTATTTTACTACAGTTTGGTATTTCGGCCTTTGGAGGGGCGAAGGTAGATCCTTTGCTTGTGATTGTACTGTTTGCAGGCTATATCGTGCTAAGAAGGTTTACTTCCCGTTACGCCATTGTTGGCATATTGGCAATCGGTTTGATTTATTTGATATGCATGGGGAAAACAGACTTCAGTACGATCCAATTGGCGGTAGCATCGCCTGTATTTGTTGTTCCAGCATTTTCGTTAAATGCTTTACTTGGCGTTGCGCTACCGCTGTTCATTATTACCTTGACAGGGCAGTATATGCCCGGAATGCTTGTTCTGCGTAATGATGGATTCAAGACAAGTGCCAATCCTATTTTGGCCGTAACAGGTTTGGGTTCGCTTCTTGCAGCCCCATTCGGATCACATGCTTTTAATGTGGCAGCTATTACAGCAGCGATTTGTACAGGAAAGGATGCACATGAGGATTCAACCAAACGTTATATTGCAGGTATTGCTTGTGGTGTTTTTTATATTTTTGTCGGCATTTTTGGCGTAACATTGGCTGCTCTGTTTTTGATTCTTCCTGCTACCTTTATTGCAACATTAGCGGGACTGGCCTTACTTGGAACCATCGGTGGCAGTCTTGCCAATGCATTAACGGACCCTAAGGGACGTGAAACTGCATTGATTACGTTTTTGGCGACAGCAGCGAATGTGACTTTGCTTGGTGTCGGGGGTGCATTTTGGGGACTGTTTGCAGGAATGATGGCACATCTACTGATGAATAGTAAATTTCCCAAAAAACAATTTGGAACGAATAAATAACCGTAATATTGAGAGGAAGATGTTCATGAAACATTTGGAGAAGCAAGATAAAGTAATAGGAATGGCTGTCCAGCAAGAGCTTGGAAGGCAGCGGGATACGATAGAACTGATTGCATCAGAGAATTTTGTAAGTCAAGCTGTGATGGAAGCAACAGGTTCGGTATTGACCAATAAATATGCGGAGGGGTATCCGGGTAGAAGATATTATGGCGGATGTGAGCATGTCGATACAGTCGAAGAGATAGCGAATAGCCGCCTTAAAGCACTTTTTGGCGCTGAACATGCGAATGTGCAGCCTCACTCCGGTTCTCAGGCCAACATGGCAGTATATTTTGCCTCGGTTGAGATTGGGGACACAATACTTGGCATGAATCTATCCCAAGGTGGTCATCTAACACACGGAAGTACTGTTAATTTTTCGGGTAGGTTTTACAATTTTGTTCCATATGGTGTCGATGCACAGACGGGCCGCATTGACTTTGACGAAGTACGTAAACTTGCTTATAAGTATCGTCCACGCATGATTGTTGCAGGTGGAAGTGCATACCCGCGGACCATTGAGTTTGAATTGTTTGCCCAGATTGCCGCCGAAGTGGGAGCTCTTTTCTTTGTAGATATGGCGCATATAGCAGGAATTGTTGCGGCAGGTTTGCATCCTAACCCGGTACCACATGCCCATTTTGTTTCAACCACCACACACAAGACCTTACGAGGACCACGAGGGGGAGCCATTTTGTGCCGGGACTCCTGGGCAAAGGCGATCGACAAAGCTGTATTCCCGGGAACCCAGGGTGGGCCATTCATGCACGTTATCGCGGGGAAAGCGGTGGCATTAGGCGAGGCATTGCAATCCGAGTTCACAACATATATTGAAGGTGTACTGAATAACGCCAACGTATTGGCAGAAACTTTAATAAATGAAGGACTCACCCTTGTATCGGGAGGAACAGATAATCATATCGTGTTGGTTGACTTACGAACTATGGGCCTTACAGGCAAAGAAGCCGAAGCTTTACTGGATGAAGTAGGGATTACGGCGAATAAAAATGCAATCCCTCACGATACGGCAAGTCCTTTGGTTACGAGCGGTATTCGTTTTGGAACTCCGGCTATGACTTCAAGAGGACTTGGAGCCAGGGAAATGAAAGAAATTGCTCAGCTGATAGGGCTTGCTTTTAAAAATCCAAAGAACTCAGATGTGAAAAAACAGATATTAGGAAATGTCCGTGAAATCACTTCGCAATTTCCTCTATATGAAGGGCTTAAATAGCTCAACAGCAGACACTAATAGAGCCTGCAATTGTTCCTAATGGATAACAATTGCAGGCTCGTAATGTGCTTGTTTATATTGAAACTTAAGACGCCCTAGTAGGCTATACCTACACGAGACTGTACATACTCATCAGACATTAATTGCTGATAAGCAAACTCCGCAGTATCGATTACAGATATAGAAGTTCCACCGTCAGGCAAATAGTCGCGCTCAACCCGGTACTTACCAAGAGATTCTCCATCAAATAAGTAGGTAGGACACACGATGGTCCATTCTAACTCTGAAGCCTTGAGAGTGTTGTACATCTCCAGATGCTCCTCAGCTGCTCGCGTGGACTTACGTTTGGACTCAGGGGATTGAAAACGAAGCAAGCCAGGATCCGTTCGACTTTCCAATATTCCTGCTGTACCAATGGTAATGATTCTTTTGATACGCTCCTGAGCCATAGCCTCAACAATATGCCCCATGGATTGCGATAATGTAGTCGTTCCATCGGTACTTAAGGAACTAACAACGAGATCTACACCCTGTATGGCGTGATGAATATCCTCTTTGACTAAAGCGTTTCCTTGATGCAGAACGAAATTGTCATCGTTGATTTGTACCTTTTCCGGGCTTCTAACCAGTGCAGTTACATGATGATTGGAACGTAGGGCATTAGAGACGAAATGACTTCCAACCCGTCCGGTGGCTCCTAACACTAAAATTTTCATTACAAAAAACATCCTTTCGAATCCGATTGGAGAGCATATTCTCCATCATAATACAATCTTTGCAAGCCGATGTATGCCTTCCTCAATCTGCTCCTCATCCACTTTCGCAAAACCTAATATCCATCCTTTTCGATGACTCTCCAAGCAATATCTACTAAGCGGATACACGCGTACACCTTGATCAAGGGCAGCATTCGTCAGCGCTTCTTCGTCAAATGACGTTTCAGATTCTAGAAGCATATGTAATCCTGTTTCCACACCACTTAATGTAAATCGTGAGCCTAACCCAGAAGCAACAATGGCTTTGGTCATGACTTCGTGTCTGCGTCGATATATGTTACGAACTCTTCTCATATGGCGCATGAAATGACCACGTTCAATAAAATGAGTTAGCGTTAATTGTTCCATAATCGGCAGATGACGATAGGTTAATTCATGAACTTGAGTA
This Paenibacillus xylanexedens DNA region includes the following protein-coding sequences:
- a CDS encoding benzoate/H(+) symporter BenE family transporter, which translates into the protein MKTASASLRGRDLISPVIAALISVIVNYGGTFILVFQAAKVAGLSPEMTASWIWSISIGVGVTGIWLSYRYKEPIITAWSTPGVAFLVSALAVTPYPEAIGAYMISAVGFIILGLSGMFERFVRLIPPGIASGLLAGILLQFGISAFGGAKVDPLLVIVLFAGYIVLRRFTSRYAIVGILAIGLIYLICMGKTDFSTIQLAVASPVFVVPAFSLNALLGVALPLFIITLTGQYMPGMLVLRNDGFKTSANPILAVTGLGSLLAAPFGSHAFNVAAITAAICTGKDAHEDSTKRYIAGIACGVFYIFVGIFGVTLAALFLILPATFIATLAGLALLGTIGGSLANALTDPKGRETALITFLATAANVTLLGVGGAFWGLFAGMMAHLLMNSKFPKKQFGTNK
- the glyA gene encoding serine hydroxymethyltransferase codes for the protein MKHLEKQDKVIGMAVQQELGRQRDTIELIASENFVSQAVMEATGSVLTNKYAEGYPGRRYYGGCEHVDTVEEIANSRLKALFGAEHANVQPHSGSQANMAVYFASVEIGDTILGMNLSQGGHLTHGSTVNFSGRFYNFVPYGVDAQTGRIDFDEVRKLAYKYRPRMIVAGGSAYPRTIEFELFAQIAAEVGALFFVDMAHIAGIVAAGLHPNPVPHAHFVSTTTHKTLRGPRGGAILCRDSWAKAIDKAVFPGTQGGPFMHVIAGKAVALGEALQSEFTTYIEGVLNNANVLAETLINEGLTLVSGGTDNHIVLVDLRTMGLTGKEAEALLDEVGITANKNAIPHDTASPLVTSGIRFGTPAMTSRGLGAREMKEIAQLIGLAFKNPKNSDVKKQILGNVREITSQFPLYEGLK
- a CDS encoding NAD(P)-dependent oxidoreductase, whose translation is MKILVLGATGRVGSHFVSNALRSNHHVTALVRSPEKVQINDDNFVLHQGNALVKEDIHHAIQGVDLVVSSLSTDGTTTLSQSMGHIVEAMAQERIKRIITIGTAGILESRTDPGLLRFQSPESKRKSTRAAEEHLEMYNTLKASELEWTIVCPTYLFDGESLGKYRVERDYLPDGGTSISVIDTAEFAYQQLMSDEYVQSRVGIAY